One bacterium DNA segment encodes these proteins:
- a CDS encoding glutathione S-transferase family protein, with translation MAERVLYGMAASRAFRSVWAIEEVGVEYEHVPTNFAGDSKTPEYLAVNPNGRIPALVDGDLVLFESMAINLYLAERYGDGLYPDSLEDRARTHQWSVWGISEIEPLQMQMIVQMYFTPEEKKKPKLIESAKKGLERPLAVLDAHLADRDFLLGDAFTIADLNLASVIDLLGGMGRHDYSAHANVKRWTDACYARPSYSAAKKRD, from the coding sequence ATGGCTGAACGGGTCTTGTATGGGATGGCGGCTTCGCGGGCTTTTCGGTCGGTTTGGGCGATCGAGGAGGTCGGGGTCGAGTACGAGCATGTGCCGACGAATTTCGCCGGGGACTCGAAGACGCCGGAGTATCTGGCGGTGAATCCGAATGGGCGGATTCCGGCGTTGGTGGACGGGGATCTCGTTCTCTTCGAGTCGATGGCGATCAATCTCTACCTGGCGGAGCGCTACGGGGACGGGCTCTATCCCGACTCGCTCGAGGACCGGGCGCGGACCCATCAGTGGAGCGTCTGGGGGATCAGCGAGATCGAGCCGCTCCAGATGCAGATGATCGTGCAGATGTACTTCACGCCCGAAGAGAAGAAGAAGCCGAAGCTGATCGAGTCGGCGAAGAAGGGTCTCGAGCGGCCGCTCGCGGTACTCGACGCCCACCTGGCGGATCGCGACTTCCTGCTCGGCGACGCCTTCACGATCGCCGACCTGAATCTGGCGTCCGTGATCGACCTGCTCGGCGGCATGGGCAGGCACGACTATTCGGCCCACGCGAACGTGAAGCGCTGGACCGACGCGTGTTATGCGCGGCCGTCCTATTCGGCGGCCAAGAAGCGGGATTAG
- a CDS encoding amidohydrolase, whose translation MRVIDVDSHYFEPPDWLASVDPDLAAQLPAEDTIERVVRFVVGDLIDRVPREQLPQDLIRLLAPAGERALRASLARIADEDASKDEAPPPLSYDAAARLAHNDAHGIDVQFLNPTFANDMVAGARRAGDAKLTRRAISAYNTWSSGICEGHTDRLIPTAMIDLSDVDWAIAELTRMRRAGSRAFQIRAQPVTPTKSLAHPDLDPVWAAAADLGMAAVFHIGGARTEVDQGWFFNGGSPGHFALLHLVAGSTVPQVAMAAMLIEGVFERHPGLVLIVEELGITWLPHFLTTIDAITTGPHGANFGMGPGDYSLPLKPSEYMQRQVRVTPLVSSDPLQAVWGTVPEELLVFSSDLPHPEGRDDAVAICEAQLEGVSATGRERFFGGEIARLLDL comes from the coding sequence ATGCGGGTCATCGACGTCGACAGCCACTACTTCGAGCCCCCGGACTGGCTCGCGAGCGTCGACCCCGACCTCGCCGCCCAGCTCCCGGCGGAGGACACGATCGAGCGGGTCGTCCGCTTCGTCGTCGGCGACCTGATCGACCGGGTCCCGCGCGAGCAGCTTCCGCAGGACCTGATCCGCCTCCTGGCCCCCGCCGGCGAACGCGCGCTGCGCGCCTCCCTCGCGCGGATCGCGGACGAGGACGCCAGCAAGGACGAGGCCCCGCCGCCGCTCAGCTACGACGCCGCGGCCCGTCTCGCCCACAACGACGCCCATGGGATCGACGTCCAGTTCCTGAACCCGACCTTCGCGAACGACATGGTCGCCGGCGCCCGGCGGGCGGGGGACGCGAAGCTCACCCGGCGCGCGATCTCCGCCTACAACACCTGGTCGAGCGGGATCTGCGAAGGCCACACGGACCGCTTGATCCCCACGGCCATGATCGACCTCTCCGACGTCGACTGGGCGATCGCCGAGCTGACCCGGATGCGACGGGCGGGGAGTCGCGCCTTCCAGATCCGGGCGCAGCCGGTGACGCCGACGAAGAGCCTCGCGCATCCGGATCTCGATCCGGTCTGGGCCGCGGCGGCGGACCTGGGCATGGCCGCCGTCTTCCACATCGGCGGGGCGCGGACCGAGGTCGATCAGGGTTGGTTCTTCAACGGCGGCTCGCCGGGCCACTTCGCCCTGCTCCACCTGGTCGCGGGCTCGACCGTTCCGCAGGTCGCGATGGCGGCGATGCTGATCGAAGGCGTCTTCGAGCGACACCCGGGCCTCGTCCTGATCGTCGAGGAGCTCGGGATCACCTGGCTCCCCCACTTCCTCACGACGATCGACGCGATCACGACTGGGCCCCACGGCGCCAACTTCGGCATGGGCCCGGGCGACTACTCGCTCCCGCTCAAGCCGAGCGAGTACATGCAGCGCCAGGTCCGCGTGACGCCGCTCGTCTCTTCGGACCCCCTGCAGGCCGTCTGGGGCACCGTTCCGGAGGAGCTGCTCGTCTTCTCGAGCGACCTGCCCCACCCGGAAGGCCGGGACGACGCGGTCGCGATCTGCGAGGCGCAGCTCGAGGGCGTGAGCGCGACGGGGCGAGAGCGCTTCTTCGGCGGCGAGATCGCCCGCCTCCTGGACCTCTAG